A genomic region of Nostoc sp. UHCC 0702 contains the following coding sequences:
- a CDS encoding nuclear transport factor 2 family protein — protein sequence MVKETENTLKVAQQAFEYFTKGLETSEWEAFIDILTEDFTFWFPIAKFQGWNVGKERAREFFQYVSASFPGGLKLSLDSFTSNETTVVFQFHDEGVLFGQPYKNRIAVSFDVSGNKICGYREYFGSDGKSSLMIDD from the coding sequence ATGGTAAAAGAAACAGAAAATACTTTAAAAGTTGCTCAGCAGGCGTTTGAGTATTTTACAAAAGGTTTAGAAACTAGTGAATGGGAAGCATTTATAGATATACTCACCGAAGATTTTACCTTTTGGTTTCCTATAGCCAAATTTCAGGGTTGGAATGTGGGTAAAGAACGAGCAAGAGAATTTTTTCAATATGTTTCTGCATCATTTCCTGGTGGGCTGAAGCTGAGTTTAGACAGCTTTACTAGCAATGAGACAACGGTTGTTTTTCAGTTTCATGATGAGGGAGTTTTATTCGGACAGCCTTATAAAAATCGCATAGCCGTTTCCTTTGATGTATCTGGAAATAAAATTTGTGGCTATCGAGAATATTTTGGAAGTGATGGGAAGTCGTCTTTGATGATTGATGACTGA
- the bchI gene encoding magnesium chelatase ATPase subunit I, with amino-acid sequence MTPTAQSTASTRRVVFPFTAIVGQEEMKLALLLNVIDPKIGGVMIMGDRGTGKSTTIRALADLLPEIPVVANDPFNSDPSDPDLMSDEVRQKLEQGGELPIDHKKVQMVDLPLGATEDRVCGTIDIEKALSEGVKAFEPGLLAKANRGILYVDEVNLLDDHLVDVLLDSAASGWNTVEREGISIRHPARFVLVGSGNPEEGELRPQLLDRFGMHAEIHTVKEPALRVQIVEQRAEFDQNPPEFLEKYKPHQEALQQQIVNAQELLKEVKIDYDLRVKISEVCSELDVDGLRGDIVSNRAAKALTAFEGRNEVTVDDIRRVITLCLRHRLRKDPLESIDSGYKVEKAFARIFGVELPDDNAAQKNGVGQKLGVRS; translated from the coding sequence GTGACTCCAACTGCTCAATCCACGGCAAGTACGCGTCGCGTGGTATTTCCTTTTACGGCAATTGTGGGCCAGGAAGAAATGAAACTGGCGCTGCTGTTGAATGTCATTGATCCCAAAATCGGTGGTGTAATGATTATGGGCGATCGCGGCACCGGCAAATCCACAACTATCCGGGCGCTGGCGGATCTACTGCCTGAAATCCCCGTGGTTGCTAATGATCCTTTCAATAGTGACCCCAGCGACCCCGATTTGATGAGCGATGAAGTCCGCCAAAAGTTGGAACAAGGGGGAGAACTTCCCATAGATCACAAAAAAGTCCAAATGGTAGACCTGCCCCTAGGAGCCACAGAAGACCGAGTTTGTGGTACCATCGACATCGAGAAAGCTTTGTCTGAAGGTGTGAAAGCTTTTGAACCAGGACTGCTGGCTAAGGCTAACCGGGGCATCCTCTACGTGGATGAAGTCAACTTGCTCGATGACCACTTGGTAGACGTGTTACTTGACTCCGCTGCCAGCGGATGGAACACTGTAGAACGGGAAGGTATTTCTATCCGTCACCCAGCCAGATTTGTGCTTGTCGGTTCTGGGAACCCCGAAGAAGGCGAATTACGTCCTCAACTTTTAGACCGTTTTGGGATGCACGCAGAAATTCACACTGTGAAAGAGCCAGCCTTGCGGGTGCAAATCGTTGAACAACGAGCAGAATTCGACCAAAACCCCCCGGAATTTCTAGAAAAGTACAAACCTCACCAAGAGGCACTACAACAGCAAATTGTCAATGCCCAAGAGTTGTTGAAGGAAGTGAAAATTGACTATGATTTGCGGGTAAAAATTTCTGAAGTCTGTTCGGAACTGGATGTAGATGGTTTACGGGGTGACATTGTTAGCAACCGTGCAGCCAAAGCATTAACAGCATTTGAAGGGCGTAATGAAGTCACAGTTGATGATATTCGGCGTGTAATCACTTTATGTCTGCGTCACAGACTGCGGAAAGACCCCTTAGAATCAATTGATTCCGGCTACAAAGTAGAAAAAGCTTTTGCTCGAATCTTTGGTGTCGAACTACCCGACGATAATGCAGCACAAAAGAACGGTGTCGGTCAAAAATTAGGAGTTAGGAGTTAG
- a CDS encoding PIN domain-containing protein: MKYVIDTHALVWFIEGNPRLGTNAKAILSNPDSQLVIPATTLAEAVWIVERGRTSIPHPQDVISVVEADPRVVIYPLDKDVIAMTMNLYAINEMHDRQIVATALVLASKGDIVQLLTCDQNIVASGLVAIVW; encoded by the coding sequence ATGAAATATGTCATAGATACTCATGCTCTTGTCTGGTTTATCGAAGGTAATCCCCGCTTGGGTACAAATGCTAAAGCTATCCTTTCTAATCCTGATTCACAGTTAGTTATTCCTGCGACTACTTTAGCTGAGGCTGTTTGGATTGTGGAAAGAGGTAGGACATCTATTCCTCATCCTCAAGATGTAATTTCAGTAGTAGAAGCTGACCCCCGTGTGGTTATTTATCCACTTGATAAAGATGTAATTGCAATGACTATGAACCTATATGCTATTAATGAAATGCACGATAGGCAAATTGTAGCTACTGCGTTAGTTTTAGCAAGTAAAGGCGATATTGTGCAGTTGCTAACGTGCGACCAAAATATAGTTGCATCGGGTTTGGTTGCTATTGTTTGGTAG
- a CDS encoding type II toxin-antitoxin system PemK/MazF family toxin, giving the protein MPNYSKNDIILVQYPFSDLSSSKVRPAVVVSAPHVSQDILITPLTSKTGALLEGEFVLSEWSAAGLNVPTAVKRGLYTVHKSLIVKVIGKLADADAELLEQSLRCWLGL; this is encoded by the coding sequence ATGCCCAACTACTCTAAAAATGACATCATTTTGGTTCAGTATCCCTTTTCAGATTTGTCCAGTTCAAAAGTTAGACCTGCTGTTGTTGTAAGTGCGCCACATGTTTCTCAAGACATTCTAATTACACCCTTGACGAGCAAAACTGGAGCATTGCTAGAAGGTGAGTTTGTCTTGTCTGAATGGTCAGCAGCAGGGCTAAACGTGCCTACAGCAGTCAAGAGAGGTCTATACACAGTGCATAAAAGCTTAATTGTAAAAGTGATCGGCAAGTTAGCTGATGCTGATGCTGAACTTTTAGAGCAATCTTTGCGGTGTTGGTTGGGGTTGTGA
- a CDS encoding PIN domain-containing protein — MEITLAVADIGFVVALLNRSDTMHRVVATVYIQQKQILLPQTVLAELAYLVGRNAGIATVVAFLQGLSASRFSLVALTDQDVISVAEILDEYADSRIDFVDASVMAIAERYGIKKIFTLDQRDFRLYRPQHCDSFEILP, encoded by the coding sequence GTGGAAATAACCTTAGCGGTAGCTGATATAGGTTTTGTTGTAGCATTGTTGAACCGTTCGGATACAATGCATCGTGTTGTTGCAACAGTATATATACAACAAAAACAAATTCTGTTACCCCAAACAGTATTAGCAGAATTAGCTTATTTAGTAGGACGTAATGCAGGTATAGCGACAGTAGTAGCTTTTTTGCAAGGACTATCTGCGAGTCGATTTAGTTTAGTAGCTTTAACAGACCAAGATGTAATTAGTGTGGCGGAAATCTTGGATGAGTATGCAGATAGTCGGATTGATTTTGTAGATGCAAGTGTTATGGCTATAGCTGAACGCTATGGAATTAAAAAAATATTTACTTTAGATCAGCGAGATTTTAGATTATATCGACCTCAGCACTGCGATAGCTTTGAGATTTTGCCTTAA
- a CDS encoding Uma2 family endonuclease, producing the protein MDALTINFAPVLQITDEQFFQLCQINELIRFERNADGTLLLMPLVAGLTSNRNANLTAQLGVWNRDESLGIAFGSSVGFILPNGAVRSPDASWLRRDRWDSLTQEQKERFPPVCPDFVVELRSVTDSLIRLQNKMQEYRCLGTRLGWLIDLEIRQVEIYRFGRDVEVLQSPASLSGEDVLPQFVLNLKDIW; encoded by the coding sequence ATGGATGCGTTAACTATCAACTTTGCTCCTGTTCTTCAAATAACAGATGAGCAATTCTTCCAGTTATGTCAGATAAATGAATTAATCAGATTTGAGCGTAATGCTGATGGCACATTGCTACTAATGCCTTTAGTCGCAGGTTTAACCAGCAACCGCAATGCTAATTTAACTGCTCAACTTGGAGTGTGGAATCGTGATGAGTCACTAGGTATAGCTTTTGGTTCTTCGGTTGGGTTTATTTTACCAAATGGGGCAGTGCGATCGCCTGACGCATCTTGGTTAAGACGTGACAGATGGGATTCTCTCACACAGGAGCAAAAAGAGAGATTTCCGCCTGTATGTCCTGATTTTGTCGTGGAATTGCGTTCTGTTACTGATAGTTTAATAAGGCTACAAAATAAAATGCAAGAGTACCGTTGTCTCGGTACTAGATTAGGTTGGTTAATTGATTTAGAAATTCGGCAAGTAGAAATTTATCGCTTTGGTAGAGATGTTGAAGTGCTGCAATCTCCTGCTAGTTTATCAGGAGAAGATGTGCTACCGCAATTTGTGCTTAATCTTAAAGATATCTGGTGA
- a CDS encoding DUF4935 domain-containing protein — translation MTQRIRQPTRLVALDTEVFDRENFNYQSTSFKKLIELVQDEKVCLYLTTVTQQEVMAHIEHLTQQASLEFKNLHKEFRKQAKIIHNSLKFQKLLNSSLNKDELSHELKEQFNEFIKESQIEILTIDAVSAEYIFTKYFQILPPFKNGQKKHEFPDAFAIAAIEEKAKTENRKIYVISGDQDWEKASNYSEYLIYKESIDKLLTEIIEQESSEVDLCYKILDDNWSEIKNEISDSFSSREFSLSDDFAHGYFELGSEYIEVVVEEIIIIDKSIVDIDEEVECPVVTFELKTEISCTVYISYDSTEYAYWDSEDHVYYGIEQVEGKVHYKVLIPVELKIILFRDESYNLCFNAIENVDLDPNGLIGTIVLTPGEFEEIEKEFDSCFF, via the coding sequence ATGACACAAAGAATCAGACAACCTACTCGTTTAGTTGCTTTAGATACAGAAGTATTTGATAGGGAAAACTTTAACTATCAATCTACATCCTTCAAAAAACTTATAGAGTTAGTTCAAGATGAAAAGGTTTGTCTGTATTTGACTACGGTTACACAGCAAGAAGTGATGGCTCATATTGAGCATTTAACGCAACAAGCTTCATTAGAATTTAAAAATCTCCACAAAGAGTTTCGTAAACAAGCTAAGATTATTCATAATTCTCTTAAATTTCAAAAATTGTTAAATTCATCTTTAAATAAGGATGAATTATCCCATGAATTAAAAGAACAATTCAACGAATTTATAAAAGAATCACAAATAGAGATATTAACAATAGATGCTGTATCAGCAGAATATATTTTTACTAAATACTTTCAAATACTTCCTCCTTTTAAAAATGGTCAAAAGAAGCATGAATTTCCTGATGCATTTGCCATAGCTGCAATAGAAGAAAAAGCTAAAACTGAAAATAGAAAAATATATGTTATTAGTGGCGATCAAGATTGGGAGAAAGCTTCTAATTATAGTGAGTATTTAATTTATAAAGAAAGCATTGACAAATTGTTAACAGAGATTATAGAACAAGAATCCAGTGAAGTAGATTTGTGTTACAAAATACTTGATGATAATTGGAGCGAAATTAAAAATGAAATATCAGATAGTTTTAGCTCTAGAGAATTTTCTTTAAGTGATGACTTCGCACATGGTTACTTTGAATTGGGTAGTGAATATATAGAAGTAGTAGTAGAAGAAATAATAATTATTGATAAATCTATTGTAGATATCGATGAAGAAGTTGAATGTCCCGTTGTTACCTTTGAGCTAAAGACTGAAATTAGTTGTACCGTTTATATTAGCTATGATAGTACGGAATATGCTTATTGGGATAGTGAAGATCATGTGTATTATGGGATTGAACAAGTGGAAGGAAAAGTACATTATAAAGTTTTAATACCTGTTGAGTTAAAAATTATTTTATTTAGAGATGAATCATACAATTTGTGTTTCAATGCTATTGAGAATGTTGACTTAGATCCAAATGGATTGATTGGAACTATTGTGTTAACGCCAGGTGAATTTGAGGAGATTGAAAAGGAGTTTGATTCTTGTTTCTTTTAG
- a CDS encoding HigA family addiction module antidote protein — protein sequence MDNWQDITDDRLVRPIHPGEVIADILDDLDINTANFAEILGVSNQTIDEIINCQKSITVDIAIRLGKALGNGPRLWLNFQQKVDLWDALQSHKEEIEGIE from the coding sequence ATGGATAATTGGCAAGATATTACTGATGATAGATTAGTAAGACCAATACATCCTGGCGAAGTAATTGCAGATATTTTAGATGATTTAGATATTAATACCGCAAATTTTGCAGAAATTTTAGGAGTATCTAATCAAACAATTGACGAAATTATTAATTGTCAAAAGTCAATTACAGTAGATATAGCAATACGACTTGGTAAAGCTTTAGGAAATGGCCCAAGACTTTGGCTTAATTTTCAGCAAAAAGTTGATCTTTGGGATGCTTTGCAAAGCCATAAAGAAGAAATTGAAGGAATAGAATAG
- a CDS encoding XisI protein translates to MDKLTRYRQLVQQILHDYSEQKPANGNIEVETIFDTERDHYQIVHVGWEGQDWVHSCIIHIDIKGGKIWLQWNGTEDDIAANLVAVGVPKEDIVLGFQSPFMRQFTEYAVS, encoded by the coding sequence ATGGATAAATTAACTCGATATCGCCAGCTTGTACAACAGATATTACATGATTATAGTGAGCAAAAACCAGCTAACGGAAATATAGAAGTTGAAACAATTTTTGATACAGAACGTGACCATTATCAAATAGTTCATGTAGGGTGGGAAGGTCAAGACTGGGTACATAGTTGTATTATTCATATTGATATTAAAGGTGGGAAAATTTGGCTTCAGTGGAATGGTACAGAAGATGATATTGCAGCTAATTTGGTAGCTGTGGGAGTTCCCAAGGAAGATATTGTGTTAGGTTTTCAGTCTCCTTTTATGAGACAGTTTACAGAATATGCAGTGAGTTAG
- a CDS encoding XisH family protein: protein MSAKDVFHEVVKTALHKDGWQITHDPLTISVGGVNLSMDLAAQKLIAAEREGQKIAVEVKSFLERSSAISEFHTALGQFINYRGALRRRQPERVLYLAVPLTTYKTFFKLDFPKEMIAENQVKMLIYDVEQEVIFQWIN, encoded by the coding sequence ATGTCTGCTAAAGATGTCTTTCATGAAGTTGTCAAAACAGCTTTACACAAAGATGGTTGGCAAATTACTCATGATCCACTCACAATTAGCGTGGGAGGAGTTAATCTTTCGATGGATTTAGCGGCCCAAAAGCTGATTGCAGCAGAACGTGAAGGACAAAAAATTGCAGTCGAAGTCAAAAGTTTTTTAGAGAGGTCGTCTGCTATTTCAGAATTTCATACAGCATTAGGACAGTTTATTAATTATAGAGGTGCATTACGACGGCGGCAACCGGAGCGTGTTTTGTATTTAGCAGTACCTTTAACAACTTACAAAACATTTTTTAAACTTGATTTTCCTAAAGAGATGATAGCAGAAAATCAAGTGAAAATGCTTATTTATGATGTAGAACAAGAGGTGATTTTCCAATGGATAAATTAA
- a CDS encoding magnesium chelatase subunit H, whose protein sequence is MFTHVKSTIRHIAPDNLRGRNLIKVVYVVLESQYQSALSQAVRTINSNNPNLAIEISGYLIEELRDPENYNEFKREMESANIFIASLIFIEDLAQKVVTAVEPHRDRLDVAVVFPSMPEVMRLNKMGSFSLAQLGQSKSAIAQFMRKRKEKSGAGFQDGMLKLLRTLPQVLKFLPMDKAQDARNFMLSFQYWLGGSPDNLENFLLMLADKYVFKGVEKQNFASVEYQAPVVYPDLGIWHPLAPSMFEDVKEYLNWYTARKDIPKDLKDPLAPCVGLVLQRTHLVTGDDAHYVAMVQELEALGAKVLPVFAGGLDFSKPVDAYFYEPTTNTALVDAVISLTGFALVGGPARQDHPKAIESLKRLNRPYMVALPLVFQTTEEWMDSDLGLHPIQVALQIAIPELDGAIEPIILSGRDGTTGKAIALRDRIEAVAQRALKWANLRRKPKLDKKVAITVFSFPPDKGNVGTAAYLDVFGSIYEVMRALKNNGYDVPELPESAAALMQEVIHDAQAQYSSPELNIAYKMSVPEYEALTPYSQRLEENWGPPPGHLNSDGQNLLIYGKQFGNVFIGVQPTFGYEGDPMRLLFSRSASPHHGFAAYYTYLEQVWQADAVLHFGTHGSLEFMPGKQMGMSGECYPDNLIGTIPNLYYYAANNPSEATIAKRRGYAETISYLTPPAENAGLYKGLKELSELIASYQTLKDTGRGVPIVNTIMDKCRMVNLDKDIALPETDAKDMTADERDNIVGSVYRKLMEIESRLLPCGLHVIGKPPSAEEAVATLVNIASLDRQEEEILSLPRIIANSIGRNIDEIYQNSDRGILEDVQLLQDITLATREAVGALVKEQIDAEGRVSLVSRLNFFNMGKKEPWVEALHKAGYPKVDNTALKPLFEYLEFCLQQVCADNELGALLQGLEGEYILPGPGGDPIRNPDVLPTGKNIHALDPQSIPTTAAVQSAKIVVDRLLARNKAENGGKWPETIACVLWGTDNIKTYGESLAQIMWMVGVRPVPDTLGRVNKLELISLEELGRPRIDVVINCSGVFRDLFINQMNLLDQGVKMAAEADEPLEMNFVRKHALQQAEEMGINLRQAATRVFSNASGSYSSNINLAVENSTWDSEAELQEMYLNRKSFSFNSDNPGIMDESRQIFESTLKTADATFQNLDSSEISLTDVSHYFDSDPTKLVASLRGDGKKPASYIADTTTANAQVRTLSETVRLDARTKLLNPKWYEGMLSHGYEGVRELSKRLVNTMGWSATAGAVDNWIYEDTNETFIKDEAMRQRLMNLNPHSFRKVVSTLLEVNGRGYWETSEENLDRLRELYQEVEDRIEGIE, encoded by the coding sequence ATGTTCACCCACGTCAAGTCCACCATTAGACATATTGCGCCAGATAACTTACGCGGACGTAATTTAATCAAGGTGGTCTATGTCGTGCTTGAGTCCCAGTACCAGAGTGCATTGTCACAAGCGGTTCGCACGATTAACTCGAATAATCCTAACCTGGCGATTGAAATCAGCGGTTACTTGATTGAAGAACTCCGCGACCCAGAGAACTATAATGAGTTCAAACGGGAAATGGAGAGTGCCAATATCTTCATCGCCTCACTTATTTTCATAGAAGACCTAGCACAGAAAGTAGTTACAGCAGTCGAACCACACCGCGATCGCTTGGACGTTGCCGTTGTCTTTCCCTCAATGCCAGAGGTAATGCGCCTCAACAAAATGGGCAGCTTTTCCTTGGCACAGTTGGGTCAGTCGAAGAGTGCGATCGCACAATTCATGCGGAAACGTAAAGAAAAATCCGGCGCGGGATTCCAAGATGGGATGCTAAAGCTGCTGCGAACGCTGCCGCAAGTGCTGAAGTTCCTACCAATGGACAAAGCACAGGACGCACGTAATTTCATGCTCAGCTTTCAGTATTGGCTGGGGGGTTCTCCAGACAACTTGGAAAACTTCTTGCTGATGCTAGCTGATAAATATGTATTTAAAGGTGTAGAGAAACAAAATTTTGCATCTGTTGAATATCAAGCACCAGTAGTTTATCCCGATTTGGGAATTTGGCATCCTTTAGCCCCCAGCATGTTCGAGGATGTCAAAGAGTACCTTAACTGGTATACTGCCCGCAAGGATATTCCCAAGGACTTGAAAGATCCTTTGGCTCCCTGTGTGGGCTTGGTATTACAACGCACTCACCTAGTTACAGGCGATGATGCCCATTATGTAGCGATGGTGCAGGAGTTGGAAGCACTGGGGGCAAAGGTACTGCCTGTATTTGCTGGCGGTTTGGATTTCTCCAAGCCTGTGGATGCATACTTCTACGAACCAACTACTAACACAGCGTTAGTGGATGCAGTGATATCACTAACTGGTTTTGCCTTGGTGGGCGGCCCCGCTAGACAAGACCATCCTAAAGCCATTGAATCACTCAAACGCTTAAACCGTCCTTACATGGTGGCGTTACCCTTAGTTTTCCAAACCACAGAAGAGTGGATGGATAGCGATTTGGGCTTGCATCCCATTCAAGTGGCTTTGCAAATTGCCATTCCCGAATTGGATGGGGCAATTGAGCCGATTATATTATCGGGTAGGGATGGCACGACTGGGAAAGCGATCGCACTGCGCGATCGCATCGAAGCAGTCGCACAACGGGCGTTAAAATGGGCTAACCTCCGCCGCAAACCCAAGCTGGATAAAAAAGTTGCCATCACCGTTTTCAGCTTCCCACCAGATAAAGGTAACGTTGGTACCGCTGCATACCTTGATGTATTCGGTTCCATCTACGAGGTGATGAGAGCATTGAAGAATAACGGCTACGACGTTCCAGAATTGCCAGAATCAGCCGCAGCGTTGATGCAAGAAGTCATCCACGACGCCCAAGCCCAGTACAGCAGTCCTGAGTTGAACATCGCCTACAAGATGTCAGTACCAGAGTATGAAGCACTCACCCCCTATTCTCAACGCCTAGAGGAGAACTGGGGCCCACCACCAGGACATCTTAATAGTGATGGGCAAAACCTGCTGATTTACGGTAAACAATTCGGTAACGTCTTCATCGGCGTACAGCCTACCTTCGGTTACGAAGGCGACCCCATGCGGTTGTTGTTCTCCCGTTCAGCTAGTCCTCACCACGGTTTTGCTGCTTACTACACCTACCTAGAGCAAGTTTGGCAAGCTGACGCAGTGCTGCACTTTGGTACCCACGGTTCCTTGGAATTCATGCCAGGTAAGCAGATGGGAATGTCTGGCGAATGTTATCCCGATAACTTAATTGGCACAATCCCCAATCTGTATTATTACGCAGCTAATAATCCTAGTGAAGCGACAATTGCCAAGCGTCGGGGTTATGCCGAGACAATTTCTTACTTAACACCTCCCGCTGAAAATGCTGGTTTATACAAAGGTTTGAAGGAACTTAGCGAGTTAATCGCTTCTTATCAAACCTTGAAAGATACCGGACGCGGCGTTCCCATCGTTAACACCATCATGGATAAGTGCCGGATGGTGAACTTGGATAAAGATATCGCCTTGCCAGAAACCGATGCCAAGGATATGACTGCTGACGAGCGGGATAATATTGTGGGCAGCGTTTACCGCAAGTTGATGGAAATTGAGTCTCGGTTATTGCCTTGTGGTTTGCACGTCATTGGTAAACCGCCGAGTGCAGAAGAAGCCGTAGCAACTTTGGTTAATATCGCCAGCTTAGACCGTCAAGAAGAAGAAATTCTCAGCTTACCCAGAATTATCGCCAACAGCATTGGGCGTAACATTGACGAGATTTACCAAAACAGCGACAGAGGCATTTTAGAAGATGTCCAGCTATTGCAAGACATCACCTTGGCAACCCGCGAAGCAGTTGGTGCCCTTGTCAAAGAACAAATCGATGCTGAAGGACGGGTTTCTTTGGTTTCACGGTTGAATTTCTTCAACATGGGCAAAAAGGAACCTTGGGTAGAAGCATTGCATAAAGCAGGTTATCCCAAAGTTGATAATACAGCACTCAAACCACTGTTTGAGTATTTGGAATTCTGCTTGCAGCAAGTTTGTGCTGACAACGAATTAGGCGCATTACTCCAAGGTTTAGAAGGCGAGTATATTCTACCCGGCCCTGGTGGCGATCCCATCCGCAACCCGGATGTATTGCCCACAGGTAAGAATATCCATGCACTCGACCCTCAATCAATCCCGACAACCGCAGCAGTACAATCAGCTAAAATCGTTGTAGATCGGCTGTTGGCACGTAACAAAGCCGAAAACGGCGGCAAATGGCCTGAAACCATCGCCTGCGTGCTTTGGGGAACCGATAACATCAAAACTTACGGTGAATCGCTAGCGCAAATCATGTGGATGGTCGGTGTACGTCCGGTTCCCGATACCTTGGGACGGGTGAACAAGTTGGAATTGATATCTTTAGAAGAGTTGGGACGCCCTAGAATTGATGTGGTAATCAACTGTTCTGGTGTATTCCGCGACTTGTTTATCAACCAGATGAATTTGCTAGACCAAGGCGTGAAGATGGCAGCTGAGGCTGATGAACCGTTAGAAATGAACTTTGTTCGCAAACATGCTTTGCAACAAGCCGAGGAAATGGGGATTAATCTGCGTCAAGCAGCTACTCGCGTTTTCTCTAACGCTTCCGGTTCTTATTCATCAAATATCAACTTGGCGGTGGAAAACAGCACTTGGGATAGCGAAGCCGAGTTACAGGAAATGTATCTTAACCGGAAATCTTTCTCCTTCAATTCCGATAACCCTGGAATCATGGACGAATCCCGGCAGATTTTTGAAAGCACTTTGAAAACTGCTGATGCAACTTTCCAAAATTTGGATTCTTCCGAGATTAGCTTAACGGACGTTTCCCACTATTTCGACTCTGACCCCACCAAGCTGGTGGCAAGTCTGCGTGGTGATGGCAAAAAACCAGCATCTTACATTGCAGACACGACCACAGCCAACGCACAGGTGCGGACATTATCAGAAACCGTCCGCTTAGATGCGCGTACCAAATTGTTAAATCCCAAGTGGTACGAGGGGATGTTATCTCACGGTTACGAAGGCGTGCGCGAACTCTCCAAACGATTGGTAAATACAATGGGTTGGAGTGCGACAGCCGGGGCTGTGGATAACTGGATTTATGAGGATACTAACGAAACGTTCATCAAAGATGAAGCGATGCGTCAGCGATTGATGAATCTGAATCCTCATTCTTTCCGCAAGGTTGTATCAACTTTGTTGGAAGTGAATGGTCGCGGTTATTGGGAGACTAGCGAGGAGAATTTAGATCGTCTGCGCGAGTTGTACCAAGAAGTTGAAGACCGGATTGAAGGGATAGAATAA